In the genome of Arabidopsis thaliana chromosome 4, partial sequence, the window gGATGAGATAATCATTGGGGCTCACTAATGGAGGTAAAATTGAAGTATgagtttttctaaataaaacattcaaaaaatataGTCTAATATAATTGAGATATCATGTGGGTATCTCACCAATAAAGATGATCTAAGCGTTGTctaacaaaacattataaccacctaatattaaacaaatgTCAAACTTCGACATTACAACATTTAGAATATTCCCAACATTTTTATgcattaaattttatatgtatatttaatcCGGGTCAAATGGCACCCCTTTCTCCTTAGTGGATCTGCCACTTAACATCATTCATTTTCAATAGGTTTGTGAAGGCAAGACTTGTCCCCTTAACGGCAAATAAGATTGAAAACGACTATCTCTTGTCACACACTTCGTTATGTCACGAGCTATACGGTTACTTTGACTTTGAGGCATCACTACCTTGAACTTATACACCACTAGAAACTTCGAACTAGGTTGTGTATATGGCCAAAGTATGTCCGAGAACGGGCGCAGGGTTATTCAGAGTTTCAATAGATCATGTCAGCTTCGAAAGAATCCACAAAATATAACACAATATTGCCGTAATCTTGTTAAGGGTATGTAGAAAAGCATCGTAGCCCACGCAGCAACACCACATACAATAAAACTTGAATTAGTCCATGAAGAACTCACTATTTACATTCTTTGGGCTTATTATTGGGTTACAAAACCATCTTTGGGCTTATTATTGGGTCACAAAACCATCTTTGGGCTTATTATCAGTGATCCATAATTATTCCTttggaacttttttttattaacccTTTATTTCTCATTTGCTCTCACTATCGTTCGTTACGTCTCTGTAAATCACTGAGAAAATGGAACCTCCAAAGGAACAACAAAACACGCCGGAGAAATCAATCTCCGATGCTCCAGCCACCATATCCTCCGCCTTTCCTCCTTCCGGATGCTGCACAAACTGCGGCGGACCAACGATTTCAGaagcaccaccaccactagCTTCATTCCCAGAGATGTCACCACCACCAAACTATCGTCCGATCCGAGCTCCAGCAATCAATCTCCCACACAACTCTCAAGCAATAATCCTCTCTCCCGTTCCTCACGCCGAACAAGTCCCCGTCGTATCTCCGCCCTATCATTTCCAATCTCCCGTCAAACGAATCCACTCTCCCGACGATATCCGCCGATTTCACGAATCCGCTTCTTGTAAGAACTTCTTAGGATTCGTAGTATCTCTCTCAGAATCGATCCGTGGATTTAAGATCTCAGATCCTTGTCATATCTCACCAACCGTCGCCGCCATAGTTTCAATCCTTGAAACATTGTTACAATGGATCGATGAGATTCCTCCTGCTCAACAATCAGCTCGATACGGTAACGTTTCGTTTAGGTCATGGCATGAACGGCTCCGTGAGAGAGGTGAATCGCTTATACTTGAGTTTCTTCCTGAGGAATTTAAAGAATCTGTGATTGAGATTGTTCCTTACTTCTTCGATAGCTTTGGGAACTCAAGTAGGATTGATTACGGAACGGGACACGAAACAAATTTCGCGGCGTGGTTGTATTGTTTAGCTAGGATGGGGATAGTGAAAGAAGAGGATTATCATAGTTTGGTTGCTAGGGTTTTTGTTAAGTATTTGGAGTTGATGAGGAAATTGCAAATGGTTTATTGTTTAGAACCAGCTGGATCTCATGGAGTTTGGGGACTTGATGATTACCATTTCTTGCCTTTCATATTTGGGAGTTCTCAGTTGATTGATCATAAGTATATGAAACCGAAATCGATTCATAACGATGATATTTTGGAGAATTTCTCTAGTGAATACATGTACTTGTCTTGTATTGCATTTGTGAAGAAGGTTAAGAAAGGTTTGTTCGCTGAGCATTCGCCGTTGTTGGATGATATAAGTGGTGTACCGAACTGGAAGAAAGTGAATAGCGGTTTGCTTAAGATGTATAGAGTTGAAGTGCTTGAGAAAGTTCCGATTATGCAGCATTTCCTCTTTGGCTGGCTCATCAAATGgtatgattcttcttttttccttttgtctcGTTTTTAGCTGATCTCTATTGCTTTAAAATAGAAACCTTTGGTTGTGTAATGGTTT includes:
- a CDS encoding phosphotyrosyl phosphatase activator (PTPA) family protein (phosphotyrosyl phosphatase activator (PTPA) family protein; FUNCTIONS IN: phosphatase activator activity; INVOLVED IN: biological_process unknown; LOCATED IN: cellular_component unknown; EXPRESSED IN: 24 plant structures; EXPRESSED DURING: 15 growth stages; CONTAINS InterPro DOMAIN/s: Phosphotyrosyl phosphatase activator, PTPA (InterPro:IPR004327); Has 30201 Blast hits to 17322 proteins in 780 species: Archae - 12; Bacteria - 1396; Metazoa - 17338; Fungi - 3422; Plants - 5037; Viruses - 0; Other Eukaryotes - 2996 (source: NCBI BLink).), with amino-acid sequence MEPPKEQQNTPEKSISDAPATISSAFPPSGCCTNCGGPTISEAPPPLASFPEMSPPPNYRPIRAPAINLPHNSQAIILSPVPHAEQVPVVSPPYHFQSPVKRIHSPDDIRRFHESASCKNFLGFVVSLSESIRGFKISDPCHISPTVAAIVSILETLLQWIDEIPPAQQSARYGNVSFRSWHERLRERGESLILEFLPEEFKESVIEIVPYFFDSFGNSSRIDYGTGHETNFAAWLYCLARMGIVKEEDYHSLVARVFVKYLELMRKLQMVYCLEPAGSHGVWGLDDYHFLPFIFGSSQLIDHKYMKPKSIHNDDILENFSSEYMYLSCIAFVKKVKKGLFAEHSPLLDDISGVPNWKKVNSGLLKMYRVEVLEKVPIMQHFLFGWLIKWEE